A region of Polyangiaceae bacterium DNA encodes the following proteins:
- a CDS encoding PaaI family thioesterase, whose translation MDPKDPNWRERADQIFSRANFVRELGIRLCDLGPGWVETELAVEPRHMQQDGVVHAGVLATLADHSAGAAAGTLAPDGHATLSVEFKIQLLRPALSERLRCRAEVIRPGRSIVATEARVWAVAAGGEEKLVSLLTATMTYVRL comes from the coding sequence ATGGACCCCAAGGACCCCAACTGGCGCGAGCGGGCCGATCAGATCTTCTCCCGGGCCAACTTCGTTCGCGAGCTCGGGATCCGGCTCTGCGACCTGGGCCCAGGTTGGGTCGAGACCGAGCTCGCGGTCGAGCCTCGCCACATGCAGCAAGACGGAGTCGTCCACGCGGGCGTGTTGGCCACGCTGGCGGACCACAGCGCCGGCGCCGCCGCCGGGACCTTGGCGCCGGACGGGCACGCCACGCTGAGCGTCGAGTTCAAGATCCAGCTCTTGCGTCCCGCTCTGAGCGAGCGCCTGCGCTGTCGGGCCGAGGTGATCCGCCCGGGTCGCAGCATCGTCGCGACCGAAGCTCGGGTCTGGGCGGTCGCCGCCGGCGGCGAGGAGAAGCTGGTCTCGCTGCTCACGGCGACGATGACGTACGTGCGGCTGTGA
- a CDS encoding DUF692 domain-containing protein, translated as MPARLGLPDLGVGVGLRVPHYRHILAQRPRMDFFEVISENFMVAGGKPRYHLSAVRESYRVVQHGVSMSIGGPTAPDQDYLRSLKGLVDETQTPWLSDHFCWCGVPGANLHDLLPLPYTEEVVRLVSERAKRVQDYLGVRLALENTSSYMSYTSSTMPEWEFVSRIVEAADIGLMFDVNNVYVSAYNHGFDPYEFVGNVPHERIVQIHLAGHTNLGKYVIDTHSGHVIDPVWDLYRETIELAGSVSTLIEWDDQIPEFSVLQAEADKARGVRDAALATRAARLAGQSVPGRVHPEGPPRIAPSALAERRGWAQGGPREHEASEGDAS; from the coding sequence ATGCCTGCCCGCCTCGGCCTGCCGGACCTCGGTGTCGGAGTGGGACTGCGCGTGCCGCACTACCGGCACATCCTCGCGCAGCGCCCGCGCATGGACTTCTTCGAGGTCATCAGCGAGAACTTCATGGTCGCGGGCGGCAAGCCTCGCTACCACCTGTCCGCCGTGCGCGAGAGCTACCGGGTCGTGCAGCACGGTGTCTCGATGAGCATCGGCGGCCCCACCGCGCCCGACCAAGACTACCTGCGCTCGCTCAAGGGGCTGGTGGACGAGACGCAGACACCCTGGCTGAGCGATCACTTCTGCTGGTGCGGCGTCCCCGGAGCGAACCTGCACGACCTGTTGCCGCTGCCGTACACCGAGGAGGTCGTGCGTCTGGTCAGCGAGCGGGCGAAGCGCGTGCAGGACTACCTGGGCGTGCGCCTCGCCCTCGAGAACACCTCGAGCTACATGAGCTACACCTCGAGCACGATGCCGGAGTGGGAGTTCGTCTCGCGCATCGTCGAGGCCGCCGACATCGGGCTGATGTTCGACGTGAACAACGTGTACGTCTCCGCGTACAACCACGGCTTCGATCCCTACGAGTTCGTCGGGAACGTGCCGCACGAGCGCATCGTGCAGATCCACCTGGCGGGGCACACGAACCTCGGGAAATACGTGATCGACACCCACTCGGGTCACGTCATCGACCCGGTCTGGGATCTCTACCGGGAGACCATCGAGCTGGCCGGCTCGGTCTCGACGTTGATCGAGTGGGACGACCAGATCCCGGAGTTCTCCGTGTTGCAGGCGGAGGCTGACAAGGCCCGGGGCGTGCGGGACGCTGCGCTCGCGACCCGCGCCGCGCGCCTCGCCGGCCAGTCCGTGCCCGGGCGCGTGCATCCCGAGGGGCCGCCCAGGATCGCACCATCGGCGCTCGCCGAGCGCCGCGGCTGGGCACAGGGCGGACCGCGGGAGCACGAAGCGAGCGAAGGAGACGCATCGTGA
- the folP gene encoding dihydropteroate synthase: MGVLNVTPDSFYDGGRHAGPAQARAHVDALLEEGADLIDVGGESSRPGCVPVAAREQLARIEPALAHAVERGAVVSVDTTSPEVAERALALGARIVNDVSCLADDALARVTARHGGVLILMHSREPMSELSGFSEYPDSAYSDVVSDVLAEWRRARDRAVAAGMRAEDVWLDPGIGFAKNARQSFELLGRLIELTSEGVPVVVGPSRKSFIRAVDDVPAAERLGGTIAACLHAADRGARVLRVHDVRAVRQALSVARAARDASEVAHAG; encoded by the coding sequence ATGGGCGTGCTGAACGTCACGCCGGACTCCTTCTACGACGGCGGGCGCCACGCCGGTCCAGCCCAGGCCCGCGCGCACGTCGACGCCCTGCTCGAGGAAGGCGCCGACCTGATCGACGTGGGCGGCGAGTCGTCGCGCCCCGGCTGCGTACCGGTCGCCGCGCGCGAGCAGCTCGCCCGCATCGAGCCGGCGCTCGCGCACGCGGTGGAGCGCGGCGCGGTGGTCTCCGTGGACACGACGAGCCCGGAGGTCGCCGAGCGCGCGCTGGCGCTCGGCGCGCGGATCGTGAACGACGTCTCGTGCCTCGCGGACGACGCGCTCGCCCGCGTCACCGCGCGCCACGGCGGCGTGCTGATCCTGATGCACAGCCGCGAGCCGATGAGCGAGCTCAGCGGCTTTTCCGAGTATCCGGACTCGGCCTACTCCGACGTCGTCTCGGACGTGCTCGCCGAGTGGCGTCGCGCCCGCGACCGCGCGGTGGCCGCGGGCATGCGCGCCGAGGACGTCTGGCTCGACCCAGGGATCGGTTTCGCGAAGAACGCGCGTCAGTCTTTCGAGCTGCTCGGGCGCCTGATCGAGCTGACGAGCGAGGGCGTGCCGGTGGTCGTGGGCCCGAGCCGCAAGTCGTTCATCCGAGCCGTTGACGACGTCCCGGCCGCGGAACGGCTCGGCGGCACCATCGCCGCATGTCTCCACGCCGCCGACCGCGGTGCCCGGGTGCTCAGGGTGCATGACGTGCGCGCGGTGCGCCAGGCGCTCTCGGTGGCGCGCGCCGCTCGAGATGCCAGCGAGGTGGCCCATGCTGGATAG
- a CDS encoding putative DNA-binding domain-containing protein: MSGVAELQAELAELLQRRRAIDTDPTVREQSARIATGNDRLSPAEQLEIYREQFWLRHTSSLVEDFEGLGGVLGQADWERLIEDYLAAHPPRSYNLRDLGERLPAFVEQSSWLPNHTLCVDMARVEWAYIEVFDAADAAPLEPAKLAAVPESAWESARLLLNPALRLVAVGYPVAALRRAIREKEQVRLPEPEPQQLVIYRDTSRNLRHQSVSRGAFALLSALSRGVALVPACQSAMDEVPAEAAAIEAELTSWFSDWAARAWVVGIELSA, encoded by the coding sequence GTGAGCGGAGTCGCCGAGCTTCAGGCCGAGCTCGCGGAGCTGCTCCAACGGCGCCGCGCCATCGACACTGATCCGACGGTGCGCGAGCAGTCGGCTCGGATCGCCACCGGCAACGACCGACTGTCGCCCGCGGAACAGCTCGAGATCTACCGAGAGCAGTTCTGGCTCCGCCACACCAGCTCCCTGGTCGAGGACTTCGAGGGGCTGGGCGGAGTCCTGGGCCAGGCCGACTGGGAGCGCCTGATCGAGGACTACCTCGCGGCGCACCCGCCGCGCTCGTACAATCTGCGCGATCTGGGCGAGCGGTTGCCGGCGTTCGTCGAGCAGTCGTCGTGGTTGCCGAACCACACTTTGTGCGTGGACATGGCCCGGGTCGAGTGGGCCTACATCGAGGTCTTCGACGCCGCCGACGCGGCGCCCCTCGAGCCAGCGAAGCTCGCCGCCGTCCCGGAGAGCGCGTGGGAGAGCGCGCGCTTGCTCTTGAACCCGGCGTTGCGCCTGGTCGCGGTGGGCTACCCGGTAGCGGCGCTCCGGCGCGCCATTCGCGAGAAGGAGCAGGTCCGACTGCCCGAGCCCGAGCCGCAGCAGCTGGTGATCTACCGCGACACGTCCCGCAACCTGCGTCACCAGTCGGTGAGCCGCGGGGCGTTCGCGCTGCTCTCGGCGCTGAGTCGAGGCGTCGCCCTGGTCCCGGCGTGCCAGAGCGCCATGGACGAGGTTCCCGCAGAAGCCGCCGCCATCGAAGCCGAGCTCACGAGCTGGTTCAGTGACTGGGCGGCTCGCGCCTGGGTGGTCGGGATCGAGCTCAGCGCTTGA
- a CDS encoding TIGR00159 family protein produces the protein MLDSVVRYFAERSGAQLARDVLDVVIVYYVFYRALLVLRGTRAMQVGMGLGMVFLLYIAAKLLQLATVVSVLGALISSIILVIVVVFQNDIRRGLQRVGSRALFGAIGRAQESKVIDEVVEAATELARHRIGAIITFEQDANLDEFVGVHKGHVVDAAVSRELLVSLFVPEGVNKLHDGSVVIRNYRIAKAGVFFPMPEGRVLDESFGSRHRAALGITEETDAVVVVVSEERGTISFCFNGNIASNLDGPKLRTMLEAIFSPKVRAKKKKARRSEAEPPASSAAAPSERTRPPPAVRIAEAEPAAEVERPSRSLRAEEPVRERDSEPPPPLRPRALPVEDSGAQSVKMPRATPLHTPLPRVGMPRTGEPRPTPTEDDGPPSDEDASEPKGGGS, from the coding sequence ATGCTGGATAGCGTGGTGCGCTACTTCGCCGAGCGCAGCGGCGCGCAGTTGGCCCGCGACGTCCTGGACGTCGTCATCGTCTACTACGTGTTCTACCGCGCGCTCCTGGTCTTGCGCGGGACCCGGGCCATGCAGGTGGGCATGGGCCTCGGCATGGTGTTCCTGCTCTACATCGCGGCGAAGCTGCTCCAGCTCGCCACCGTGGTGTCGGTGCTGGGCGCGCTCATCTCGAGCATCATCCTGGTGATCGTGGTCGTGTTCCAGAACGACATCCGTCGTGGCCTTCAGCGCGTCGGTAGCCGAGCGCTGTTCGGAGCCATCGGTCGGGCGCAGGAGAGCAAGGTCATCGACGAGGTCGTCGAGGCAGCCACCGAGCTGGCCCGGCATCGCATCGGCGCCATCATCACCTTCGAGCAAGACGCCAACCTGGACGAGTTCGTCGGCGTCCACAAAGGACACGTCGTCGACGCGGCGGTGTCGCGCGAGCTGTTGGTGTCGTTGTTCGTGCCCGAAGGAGTGAACAAGCTCCACGACGGCTCGGTCGTGATCCGCAACTACCGCATCGCGAAGGCGGGCGTGTTCTTCCCCATGCCGGAGGGGCGCGTGCTCGACGAGAGCTTCGGCTCTCGCCACCGCGCGGCGCTCGGCATCACGGAGGAGACGGACGCCGTCGTGGTCGTGGTGAGCGAGGAGCGCGGCACCATCAGCTTCTGCTTCAACGGCAACATCGCGTCGAACCTGGACGGGCCCAAGCTGCGTACCATGCTCGAGGCGATCTTCAGCCCGAAGGTCCGCGCCAAGAAGAAAAAGGCTCGACGCAGCGAGGCAGAACCGCCCGCGTCGAGCGCCGCGGCGCCGAGCGAGCGCACCCGCCCGCCGCCCGCGGTGCGGATCGCCGAGGCCGAGCCCGCAGCCGAGGTGGAGCGCCCGTCGAGGAGCCTGCGCGCGGAGGAGCCGGTCCGCGAGCGCGACAGCGAGCCGCCGCCGCCGCTGCGCCCGCGAGCGCTGCCCGTCGAGGACTCCGGCGCGCAGTCGGTGAAGATGCCGAGGGCGACGCCCCTGCACACTCCGCTGCCGCGCGTCGGCATGCCCCGAACGGGTGAACCCCGCCCGACGCCGACCGAGGACGACGGCCCTCCGAGTGACGAAGACGCCTCGGAGCCGAAAGGGGGCGGCTCGTGA
- a CDS encoding HDIG domain-containing protein encodes MLRTRVRAGPIAGLVMSVLFALVLTSVQVADHYVRSWAPQMGRAAAVSVRVPYGPRVVRDRDTGRSELHYEHQRIVVPRGTVLQPGSDSHWTAFSYDKRHRPPETPRLVAVFAIFFTLTMGLTAYLRRFGHQRLRLLRVQAGLLAAMGLLAALSKALLLFTALSEFWLPIAAVPLWIATSFDRRTAFVVTVVLAFAVASFLDFDLIFLCVLLARGMAATLLYLDRKRSRQMILAGALAGISAVALYVAIMVTFEGTFDWRADLSQQMGSQLIACFGGGLSAGLLSALLRAPASRLLGHVPRERLLDLSDLEQPLLMQLAHEAPGTFEHSRAMANLAEQAASAIGADALLTRVGAYYHDIGKSTQPKYFVENLSPDERSPHDELDPDVSADAIMAHVVLGTKILREGGVPEPVTEFAYTHHGTQLVEYFWTKCQQAGNPKGLDASAFRYPGMRPQTRETAIVMLVDSIEAASRTIDPPEREAFETMIQRIVFTKLKDGQLDDCGLGMNELNVIVNRMADALVNMHHHRIKYQWQAKRAQEFGVPSTAVSDDPRHTAERERPGSQSTEPPAAELPPVEPVPASAPALEVGVASVAPGDVSASLLQPPPATTRSVSGPPGPARADESPPPRAESGARPALSLGEKKTSSAS; translated from the coding sequence ATGCTCCGCACGCGCGTCAGAGCCGGGCCGATCGCGGGCCTCGTGATGAGCGTCCTCTTCGCGCTCGTCCTGACCTCCGTGCAGGTCGCGGACCACTACGTCCGGAGCTGGGCTCCCCAAATGGGCCGGGCCGCGGCGGTCTCCGTCCGCGTCCCCTACGGCCCGAGGGTCGTCCGCGACCGCGACACCGGCCGCTCCGAGCTCCACTATGAGCACCAACGCATCGTGGTGCCTCGGGGCACCGTGCTCCAGCCGGGCAGCGACAGTCACTGGACCGCCTTCAGCTACGACAAGCGTCACCGGCCACCGGAGACGCCCCGGCTCGTGGCGGTGTTCGCGATCTTCTTCACGCTCACCATGGGGCTCACGGCGTACCTGCGCCGCTTCGGCCACCAGCGCTTGCGCCTGCTCCGCGTGCAGGCAGGGTTGCTCGCGGCGATGGGGCTCCTGGCTGCGCTGTCCAAGGCGCTGCTTCTGTTCACGGCGCTCTCCGAGTTCTGGCTGCCGATCGCGGCGGTACCGCTCTGGATCGCGACCAGCTTCGACCGCCGCACGGCCTTCGTCGTCACCGTGGTGTTGGCGTTCGCCGTCGCCTCGTTCCTGGACTTCGACCTGATCTTCCTGTGCGTCTTGCTCGCTCGCGGCATGGCCGCGACGCTCCTGTACCTCGACCGCAAACGCTCGCGGCAGATGATCCTGGCCGGCGCGCTGGCAGGGATCAGCGCCGTGGCGCTGTACGTCGCCATCATGGTGACGTTCGAGGGGACGTTCGACTGGCGGGCGGACTTGTCTCAGCAGATGGGCTCTCAGCTCATCGCTTGCTTCGGCGGGGGGCTCTCCGCGGGGCTGCTCTCCGCGCTGCTCCGCGCGCCGGCCTCGCGTTTGCTCGGCCACGTGCCGCGGGAGCGGCTGCTGGATCTGTCCGACCTCGAGCAGCCGCTGCTCATGCAGCTGGCGCACGAGGCACCGGGGACCTTCGAGCACTCGCGGGCCATGGCGAATCTGGCGGAGCAGGCTGCCAGCGCCATCGGCGCGGACGCCCTGCTCACGCGCGTCGGCGCCTACTATCACGACATAGGCAAGTCGACGCAGCCCAAGTACTTCGTCGAGAACCTGAGCCCCGACGAGCGCTCGCCCCACGACGAGCTCGACCCCGACGTGAGCGCAGACGCCATCATGGCCCACGTGGTGCTCGGCACGAAGATCCTGCGTGAGGGTGGCGTTCCGGAGCCCGTGACGGAGTTCGCCTACACCCATCACGGCACGCAGTTGGTCGAGTACTTCTGGACGAAGTGCCAGCAAGCGGGCAACCCCAAAGGGCTGGACGCGAGCGCGTTCCGCTACCCGGGCATGCGCCCGCAGACGCGAGAGACGGCCATCGTGATGCTGGTCGACTCGATCGAGGCGGCGTCGCGGACCATCGATCCGCCCGAACGCGAGGCGTTCGAGACGATGATCCAGCGCATCGTGTTCACCAAGCTCAAGGACGGGCAGCTCGACGACTGCGGGCTCGGTATGAACGAGCTGAACGTGATCGTGAATCGCATGGCGGACGCGCTGGTGAACATGCACCACCACCGCATCAAGTATCAGTGGCAGGCCAAGCGCGCGCAGGAGTTCGGTGTGCCCTCCACGGCGGTGAGCGACGACCCGAGGCACACGGCAGAGCGCGAGCGCCCGGGCAGCCAGAGCACGGAGCCGCCCGCTGCCGAGCTGCCGCCCGTGGAGCCCGTCCCCGCGTCGGCGCCGGCCTTGGAGGTCGGTGTCGCCTCGGTGGCGCCGGGCGACGTCTCGGCTTCGCTCTTGCAGCCGCCACCGGCGACCACGCGCTCCGTCTCGGGCCCGCCGGGCCCCGCGCGCGCCGACGAGAGCCCGCCGCCTCGTGCGGAGAGCGGCGCCAGGCCGGCGCTCTCCCTCGGCGAGAAGAAGACGAGTAGCGCGTCGTGA
- a CDS encoding aminopeptidase P N-terminal domain-containing protein, with protein sequence MWPRPSSPAAFAARRQRLQARLKSPALVVSGYARSRNFPANRYPYRAESHFLYLVGAPLEGAALLVTPERAVLFAEPPDPEEALWSGAQPSLEQLGSDLGIEVRPIDELRLTEPVALLPPQDRETANWVESIAHRPVDSGGGNELEGADAALADAFIELRLRHDAAAVDQLREAARVTALAHREGMRATRAGVRECVVRAAMEAAIIASGMTTSYGSIVTVHGEVLHNERHDGLLAAGDLLLADVGAETPEGWAGDVTRTWPVSGKLSPSQRDVYEVVLAAQAAAIAAVRPGESYREIHRIAGRTLVRGLTDLGLLRGDPHDLYERGAAALFFPHGIGHLLGLDVHDMEDLGDRAGYAPGRTRSASRGDRYLRLDRELEPGMCVTIEPGFYRIPFILDDPKEVGDLADALDRDVLARLADVRGIRIEDDVLVTETGAEVLTAEIPKAASDVEALVGAGGRAG encoded by the coding sequence ATGTGGCCCCGCCCAAGCTCCCCCGCCGCCTTTGCCGCTCGCCGCCAGCGCCTCCAAGCCCGGCTGAAATCCCCCGCGCTCGTGGTCTCCGGCTACGCCCGCTCTAGGAATTTCCCAGCCAACCGCTACCCCTACCGGGCAGAGAGCCACTTCTTGTACCTGGTGGGCGCGCCCCTAGAAGGCGCCGCGCTCCTCGTCACGCCGGAGCGCGCGGTCCTCTTCGCCGAGCCCCCCGATCCGGAGGAGGCGCTCTGGAGCGGCGCGCAGCCCAGTCTGGAGCAGCTCGGGAGCGATCTCGGCATCGAGGTCCGCCCCATCGACGAGCTCCGGCTCACCGAGCCCGTCGCGCTCTTGCCGCCGCAGGATCGGGAGACGGCAAACTGGGTCGAGTCGATCGCACATCGGCCCGTCGACTCCGGCGGGGGCAACGAGCTCGAAGGCGCCGACGCAGCCCTGGCCGACGCGTTCATCGAGCTCCGACTGCGCCATGACGCCGCAGCCGTCGATCAGCTCAGGGAAGCGGCGCGCGTCACCGCGCTGGCGCACCGCGAGGGGATGCGTGCGACGCGTGCAGGTGTGCGCGAGTGCGTGGTCCGTGCGGCGATGGAGGCGGCCATCATCGCCAGCGGGATGACCACGAGCTACGGCTCGATCGTCACCGTCCACGGGGAGGTGCTGCACAACGAGCGCCACGACGGGCTGCTCGCCGCGGGAGATCTGCTGCTGGCCGACGTCGGCGCGGAGACGCCGGAGGGTTGGGCGGGGGACGTGACGCGCACCTGGCCGGTGTCGGGCAAGCTCAGCCCGTCGCAGCGCGACGTGTACGAGGTCGTGCTCGCGGCTCAGGCCGCCGCCATCGCGGCGGTGCGTCCCGGCGAGAGCTACCGCGAGATCCACCGGATCGCCGGGCGCACGCTGGTGCGCGGCCTGACGGACCTCGGGCTGCTGCGCGGAGATCCCCACGACCTCTACGAGCGCGGCGCGGCGGCGCTGTTCTTCCCCCACGGCATCGGGCACCTGCTCGGCCTCGACGTGCACGACATGGAGGATCTGGGAGACCGCGCGGGCTATGCCCCGGGCCGCACGCGCTCGGCTTCCAGGGGCGATCGCTACCTGCGGCTCGATCGCGAGCTCGAGCCGGGCATGTGCGTGACCATCGAGCCGGGCTTCTACCGGATCCCGTTCATCCTGGACGACCCGAAGGAAGTCGGCGACCTCGCGGACGCGCTCGATCGCGACGTGCTCGCGCGCCTGGCGGACGTGCGGGGCATCCGCATCGAAGACGACGTGCTGGTGACCGAGACCGGCGCCGAGGTCCTGACCGCCGAGATCCCCAAGGCCGCGAGCGACGTCGAGGCGCTGGTGGGAGCCGGCGGAAGAGCAGGCTGA
- a CDS encoding peptidylprolyl isomerase has protein sequence MRRSFLSASLVALALACQSQGSSTKKPFPGPEQATLEAPAEYKVRFTTSRGAFVVRVVRDWSPNGAARFYNLVKLGFYDGSRFFRVVPGFVAQWGIHADGEPVMGRWRNAKFPDDPVKESNARGRLSFAMAGPASRTTQVFVNLGDNARLDAMGFAPFAEVVEGLDVVLALSSAHGQKPDQAKIQREGNAYLDREFPGLDSITRAEIVP, from the coding sequence ATGCGTCGGTCGTTCTTGTCCGCCAGCCTCGTCGCGCTCGCGCTCGCCTGCCAGTCGCAGGGCAGCTCCACCAAGAAGCCGTTCCCCGGACCCGAGCAGGCCACGCTCGAGGCGCCGGCCGAGTACAAGGTCCGCTTCACCACCAGCCGCGGCGCGTTCGTGGTGCGCGTGGTGCGCGACTGGTCACCGAACGGCGCGGCCCGCTTCTACAACCTGGTCAAGCTGGGCTTCTACGACGGCTCGCGCTTCTTCCGCGTCGTGCCCGGTTTCGTCGCGCAGTGGGGGATCCACGCCGACGGCGAGCCGGTGATGGGTCGCTGGCGCAACGCGAAGTTTCCGGACGATCCGGTCAAGGAGTCCAACGCTCGCGGCCGGCTCTCCTTCGCCATGGCCGGCCCGGCCTCCCGCACCACGCAGGTGTTCGTGAACCTGGGCGACAACGCGCGCCTCGACGCCATGGGCTTCGCGCCCTTCGCCGAGGTGGTCGAGGGCCTCGACGTGGTCCTGGCGCTGAGCTCCGCGCACGGGCAGAAGCCGGACCAGGCCAAGATCCAGCGCGAAGGAAACGCCTACCTGGACCGTGAGTTCCCCGGGCTCGACTCGATCACCCGGGCAGAGATCGTTCCCTGA
- a CDS encoding acyl-CoA dehydrogenase family protein — MSVREQSFCRALFFGVVAEDLIFPFPQLGDEALGTTHELCAQVRRFADGEVDSAAIDRDGSLEPRYLGRLRELGLFGLSAPKELGGSGLPRLAAARVQSELSAADASLGLVALTQEAIGLRAILSFGSEAQKQAYVPALAKGEKLVAFALAEESSGTDAGTTRTNAQRTPEGWVLSGEKPWVTNGELADVFVVFARTSRLDEGQKPRLTPFIVERGPGVTVGARREMLGLRGALVAQVSFRDVKLPPDAVLGEVGRGFRVAMEVMTDARVALSAWLFGQLRSLVSWTVARVQKRRSFGRAIGEFPILKNKIAKMLADAYAVESMTFLTAGLVDRRVDDTSLESALTRVAASEALWRTANEAMQIAGGSGYVTTLPLERRLRDARGGLVVDGTNETLRCFIALSGLRGPGEHLGGVERAMYEPVKGFGLLRDFALRKVREAMRRERLARAHPLLSREAVLFEEGTDALHRAAQRALADHGREIAEMQQTQVRIANVVIDLYALAACISRATLAIEQRGESGARREIDLTSMFASAARGRMHANLGRLEHADDALRKAIASRTYTDGGYPFDVI; from the coding sequence GTGAGCGTCCGCGAGCAGAGCTTCTGCAGGGCACTGTTTTTCGGCGTGGTCGCCGAGGACCTGATCTTTCCGTTCCCGCAGCTGGGCGACGAGGCGCTGGGGACGACCCACGAGCTCTGCGCGCAGGTGCGGCGCTTCGCCGACGGCGAGGTGGACTCGGCGGCCATCGATCGCGACGGGAGCCTCGAGCCTCGTTACCTCGGGCGCCTGCGCGAGCTCGGTCTGTTCGGCCTCTCGGCGCCGAAGGAGCTCGGCGGCAGCGGCTTACCGCGCCTGGCGGCCGCGCGAGTCCAGAGCGAGCTCTCGGCCGCCGACGCGTCGCTGGGCCTGGTGGCGTTGACGCAGGAGGCCATCGGCCTGCGCGCGATCCTGTCCTTCGGGAGCGAGGCGCAGAAGCAGGCCTACGTCCCCGCGCTGGCCAAGGGCGAGAAGCTGGTGGCGTTCGCGCTCGCGGAGGAGTCGTCGGGCACGGACGCCGGGACCACGCGCACGAACGCGCAGCGCACGCCGGAGGGCTGGGTGCTCTCCGGCGAGAAACCCTGGGTGACCAACGGCGAGCTGGCGGACGTCTTCGTGGTGTTCGCGCGCACCAGCCGCCTCGACGAAGGCCAGAAGCCACGGCTCACGCCCTTCATCGTGGAGCGTGGCCCGGGCGTCACGGTGGGCGCACGTAGGGAGATGCTCGGTCTCCGGGGCGCTCTGGTGGCCCAGGTCTCGTTCCGCGACGTGAAGCTCCCGCCCGACGCGGTGTTGGGCGAGGTGGGTCGGGGCTTCCGCGTCGCGATGGAGGTGATGACGGACGCCCGCGTCGCGCTCTCGGCCTGGCTGTTCGGGCAGCTGCGCTCGCTGGTCAGCTGGACCGTGGCGCGCGTGCAGAAGCGCCGCAGCTTCGGCCGTGCCATCGGCGAGTTCCCGATCCTGAAGAACAAGATCGCCAAGATGCTGGCGGACGCGTACGCCGTGGAGTCGATGACCTTTCTGACTGCCGGGTTGGTCGACCGTCGGGTGGACGACACCTCGCTGGAGAGCGCGCTCACGCGCGTCGCCGCCTCCGAAGCGCTCTGGCGCACGGCGAACGAAGCCATGCAGATCGCCGGCGGCAGCGGCTACGTCACCACGCTGCCGCTGGAGCGGCGCCTGCGCGACGCGCGCGGCGGGCTGGTGGTGGACGGCACCAACGAGACGCTGCGCTGTTTCATCGCGCTCTCAGGGCTGCGGGGTCCCGGCGAGCATCTGGGCGGGGTGGAGCGCGCGATGTACGAGCCCGTCAAGGGGTTCGGTTTGCTCCGGGACTTCGCGCTGCGCAAGGTGAGGGAAGCCATGCGGCGCGAGCGCCTGGCCCGCGCCCATCCGCTGCTCAGCCGCGAGGCGGTGCTGTTCGAGGAGGGTACCGACGCCCTGCACCGCGCCGCTCAGCGTGCCCTCGCGGACCACGGGCGCGAGATCGCCGAGATGCAGCAGACCCAGGTGCGGATCGCCAACGTCGTCATCGATCTGTACGCGCTGGCGGCCTGCATCTCGCGGGCGACGCTGGCCATCGAGCAGCGCGGCGAGAGCGGGGCTCGGCGCGAGATCGACCTCACCAGCATGTTCGCGTCCGCGGCCCGCGGCCGCATGCACGCGAACCTCGGGCGGCTCGAGCACGCCGACGACGCCCTGCGCAAGGCGATCGCGTCGCGGACCTACACCGACGGCGGCTACCCGTTCGACGTGATTTGA